DNA from Daucus carota subsp. sativus chromosome 1, DH1 v3.0, whole genome shotgun sequence:
ATGCAATCTGACACTAAGCTCAAATCAGTCGAGTCATATAAGATATAACCGTCTTTACGTATAGCTTTGAACCTAGAGAGCAATAGGTGTATTCTGTAATAATTTGTTTAGCAACAAACTGCCTGAATCACTGATGCTAATATCGTGAACCTCAACAAGCTGGAAcgtaatttgattttaattttgcacATTATGTATCTCTTTCTCACCCAAATAATTTATCGGAGATCAGGCGGACCGTACATGTTACATGTGTGACGCTCCTAACCATCTTATAAAAGAATGTCCCTTTGTCAATGGTCCACATCCTTGGCTACAGACAGGTAATATACTGCACCTCCTATTTTTTTGTTCACAGAttaatagattataattttaagctTGCTGCAACTTACTTTTGTTCAAATGCTAGGTAATTCTATGTATTCAGTGGGGGCGAGACCAACTTTTGCAGCACCATATTGGAACAACACTGCATATGGTCCTATGAGGCCTTTTACTAATTTATATGCAAATCATGGAATGATGCCCTATAATTCGTCTATGTTTCCGGTCTCACCTGTTGGTGTTTCTCCATACATGGCAGCTATAACTGCCCATAGGTAAAGTTGCTATATTTATGTGCTGTGTGCTTTCTGAATGGAAAACCCTTTTTCTCACCGAGTGCATTTAGATTGATACTTGAAACATCTTTCAGTGGCTTTCAAAGTATGGCTGGTATGGCACCCCTAGCAGGAAACAGAACAGAATATCCCTTTAGGCATGaagattttttgaaaattgagaGTTGCGACATCAGAGGGAACCGGTCAAAGGAATACATGATGAGGTAACTTATTACTCTACATGAAGCAATATATTGACTTGAAGTCCATTTTTGTAGTTTCCAAAAATAAAGTAAATCCAATCGCTTCTCTTTCCTGATAGTGTACATAAATGTTGCTTTTTGGGTGTGGTGGTCAGTTGTAATTACCACCAGATAAATGTTATTTCTGATCCATTCTTCTGATAGCTTCACCGAGCTTACTGTGAAACAAGCAAGCACTACTCACCATCGTTATGACTAATAATGCACAGAATATGCCTTTGCAGTGCACGCAATTTGTTTCCACatatatgttaataatatcTAATCTGTCTGCAATTTAGTTGTGTAATTAAACAGGTTGTCAAACTCAACCTTCAAGTTGGACATAAATCGCCATATGTAAAAAGTTTTCAATAACATGATggcatgttatatattttttagttaaaaaaaacaatatttaatatatcaaaaactCATGTTTCTTTTACTGTTCTCCGTTTCGACATGCATGGGGTCTCAAGGGAGATAAGActttatcaaaattgagtttCAGAAAGATAACTGTTTATTTATGCCTATATAATTGTTAAAGATACCAAAGTATCTGTTACGATATCAATTGTCAAACACGAAATTGTGACTATATCCATTCCCCTTTATACAATTATGGAAATTACTTGGAAAGAAGTTgataagaaaaatgaaaattccCCATATCTCTAAATCATTGTGTTGAGATGCTTACATATTAAATTTATGGAGAAGTATATATACCTGTTTTAGTTGCTGAGATTTAGGATGGGAGGCTTTTAATCTTCATAAAATTATAAGCTTGGAGTAAAATGCTCTAAAATATTCTTATTATGATTAGTTGTAGTCTATTGTACATTTGTTATACACATATTTCATCCTTCTAtgaatttttaatgattaaCTAACATATATGTTAACTTGGTTAGCTTTAATTATCTTGTGTATATTCTTCTTTTCATTCTGGATTTTTGATAGAGTTCTGCTTTCCAGAAAACAGCCCAGTGATGATGATGGTGCCGGCATACAGACGAATCGCCATAATCTGCCAAAAAGTTCAGAAGAATACTTATTTCATAAAGAGAGGAAAAACAGTGGGAGCTACTCGGGGGAGAAAAAACCTCGAAGATCGCGTGGTGATGATCTTCATGCCGGAGATTTTGATTGTAAAGCACACTCTCGGCATGATCGACATGGGAAGAACTCTCGGTCATTAACTAGAACAGGAGATAGGAAAGCATATCACAGGGAGAGATCAAATTCTGGCGCGGAAGATATGTCCAACAGCCCTGATAGATATGTTGATGAAAGGCATAAACATCGTCATCATAAAATCACCAGGAACCATTATGAGCGAAGGGGGCATTTTGGCAGTGATTCTAATTGGAACGAGGGTTGTGATGGCCAGAAAGATAAAAGAAGGGTTTACTCTGATGAAAAAGGTTTTAGTAAGAAGCATGCCTGCTCGTTTGGCTCTGGTGAAGAATCAAGTTTTTCTGGCGATTGGGAAAAGCGGCGGAGAGAGGGAGTTCACATTAGAAGTTCCAAACATGCTAGAGAAGGCACTAAATACACTCGAGATGAATTATTTTGTAGGTCCAAAATGGTCAGGCGGGATGAGGACTCTGGAAAGGACAATTATCAACTGAAGCGGAAAAGAGTTTACTAAAAGgataagatattaaaaaatgCATGGCTTGAAGGTGAATGTGTAAATGAAGTAACATATATATGCCATGTGGTACCTGTTCAATACAGTCAGGTATCTTGTATCAGTTTGGGTATACTTAAAAATCTTAGTTTAAACTTTTGACATTTAGGTTAAAATGGCCGATACAACTTACTAGATCAACATAAGCAGACATGCTAGGATCTAATTTGCAACCTTTTGTTGGCTTTGTTGAATACAGATCTTTAGAGTGGTGGATCTTTGGACAGTAACATCAGAATTAACTGTTGTTAATTTGTGCCAACTAACCCTTTTCACATATTTAACTTGAGGTGCGG
Protein-coding regions in this window:
- the LOC108203396 gene encoding uncharacterized protein LOC108203396 produces the protein MSIRFKFRSAVSFDAVDIGERPAISVGELKSKIIAQKNLNLCQGFDLVFSDHLTGQEYGDENYQIPSNSSVIIKRVPAESVSPALLGGQNLQTNDLVEVIPKGPDHNGTKGKLPPEKLEPEVQEHVKLEPEIQENVKLEPEVQENEKLGKAIDPYDLAEKNPSLIPEFRCPICTKVLKEAVMTRCCQRSFCERCICGVLNEKSKCPKCSSDKFKAEDLLPNVSLRLAIMQLLESQIQCSISETALRRYAPDEESGIQANGLSSALTIYQKRQTNVLYASATEKGSNRLLGESYHGELKTGYHPGLADCQGENHPFNLHQNHGREKGENRKVSTTARYRKADRTCYMCDAPNHLIKECPFVNGPHPWLQTGNSMYSVGARPTFAAPYWNNTAYGPMRPFTNLYANHGMMPYNSSMFPVSPVGVSPYMAAITAHSGFQSMAGMAPLAGNRTEYPFRHEDFLKIESCDIRGNRSKEYMMRVLLSRKQPSDDDGAGIQTNRHNLPKSSEEYLFHKERKNSGSYSGEKKPRRSRGDDLHAGDFDCKAHSRHDRHGKNSRSLTRTGDRKAYHRERSNSGAEDMSNSPDRYVDERHKHRHHKITRNHYERRGHFGSDSNWNEGCDGQKDKRRVYSDEKGFSKKHACSFGSGEESSFSGDWEKRRREGVHIRSSKHAREGTKYTRDELFCRSKMVRRDEDSGKDNYQLKRKRVY